A genomic stretch from Rubripirellula reticaptiva includes:
- a CDS encoding PH domain-containing protein — translation MSEENSIRTAQFNPKVCTYWLLSGAVAMIATIVGIPLLLLWFPIGLVVTKRYLDKMECVLTDKALKVKKGILVRVEKTIPLEKITDMGMVQGPIMRLFDLHTLTVETAGQSGQGSLVSLTGIVDAKQFREAVLNQRDTVSSRSSRPALEAVSQDPSDANSLLAEIRDSLLRIESTLQQKHDR, via the coding sequence ATGAGCGAAGAAAACAGCATCCGAACGGCTCAGTTCAACCCGAAGGTTTGTACCTATTGGTTGCTTTCTGGGGCCGTTGCGATGATTGCGACCATTGTTGGAATTCCCCTTCTGTTGCTCTGGTTCCCGATTGGGTTGGTGGTTACGAAACGCTACTTGGACAAGATGGAATGCGTGCTGACCGACAAAGCACTGAAGGTCAAAAAAGGCATCCTTGTCCGAGTCGAGAAAACGATCCCGCTTGAAAAAATCACGGACATGGGAATGGTCCAAGGACCGATCATGCGTCTGTTCGACCTCCACACACTTACGGTCGAAACGGCAGGCCAATCCGGACAAGGTTCCTTGGTCTCGCTGACAGGTATCGTCGATGCAAAACAGTTTCGCGAAGCTGTCTTGAACCAACGAGATACGGTTTCGTCTCGCTCGTCTCGTCCAGCTCTCGAGGCAGTGAGTCAGGATCCGAGTGATGCAAATTCGTTGCTCGCGGAAATCCGCGACTCGCTGCTTCGTATCGAATCGACGCTACAACAAAAACACGACCGATAG
- a CDS encoding phosphatidylinositol-specific phospholipase C/glycerophosphodiester phosphodiesterase family protein yields MITLLGCTELNPVGAAETAPSVVPLKQAHAHNDYLHERPLLDALDHGFCSVEADIFLVDGELLVAHSRAELAKSRTLKKLYLDPLSERVKQNGGRVYRGGPVITLLIDFKNEGTATYHALDNLLGEYPDVFSVTKGGERTEKAVNVVISGDRPFATVEADMERFAGLDGRLSDLDSDMPVYLMPMISDRWGSHFKWQGKGEMTTEEKQKLDTIVKQAHAKGRILRFWAIPDNPTSWKALQEAGVDLINTDNLDGLSKTLKE; encoded by the coding sequence ATGATCACCCTACTTGGCTGTACTGAACTGAATCCCGTCGGGGCTGCCGAGACAGCACCCAGTGTCGTGCCGCTCAAGCAAGCTCACGCACACAACGACTACCTGCACGAGCGACCACTGTTGGACGCTCTCGACCACGGATTCTGTAGTGTCGAGGCGGACATCTTCCTGGTCGACGGCGAGTTGCTGGTAGCTCACTCGCGAGCGGAATTGGCAAAGTCGAGGACGCTAAAAAAACTCTACCTTGATCCACTAAGCGAAAGAGTGAAACAAAACGGTGGACGTGTTTACCGAGGTGGCCCAGTCATCACCCTATTGATTGACTTCAAAAATGAGGGCACAGCCACCTACCACGCGTTAGACAATCTGCTCGGCGAGTATCCGGATGTGTTTTCCGTCACCAAAGGCGGCGAGCGAACAGAGAAAGCCGTGAATGTCGTCATCAGTGGCGACCGGCCGTTCGCAACCGTCGAGGCTGACATGGAACGTTTTGCTGGACTGGATGGGCGGCTATCCGACTTGGACAGCGATATGCCGGTCTACTTGATGCCAATGATCAGTGATCGCTGGGGCAGCCATTTCAAATGGCAAGGCAAAGGGGAAATGACGACCGAAGAAAAGCAAAAGCTTGACACGATTGTCAAACAAGCTCACGCGAAAGGCCGCATCCTTCGGTTCTGGGCGATTCCCGACAACCCGACCAGCTGGAAAGCGTTGCAAGAAGCTGGCGTTGACCTGATCAACACGGACAATCTGGATGGGCTTAGCAAGACACTGAAAGAGTGA
- a CDS encoding sigma-70 family RNA polymerase sigma factor, whose amino-acid sequence MSNASTPDRESIEQLLASARDGNADALGELLLSYRKYLVFLARTGLHNHMQGKADPSDLAQEVCLAAHGSIEEFRGESAEEFAGWLRGILSNILSMHVRRYLGTQKRDPRMEQSLNQSLASASGFLHSKIAGDVTSPSQHFARNEAFLQLAEALESLPADYRQVITLRHVEGLPFAEVAQMMERSVNSVEKLWVRGLAKLKTTMGGS is encoded by the coding sequence GTGTCGAACGCATCAACCCCAGACCGTGAATCGATCGAACAATTGTTGGCGTCAGCTCGCGATGGTAACGCCGACGCGCTTGGCGAATTGTTGCTGAGCTATCGCAAATACTTGGTGTTCCTGGCGCGGACGGGGCTACACAATCACATGCAAGGTAAAGCCGATCCATCGGATCTGGCGCAAGAGGTTTGTTTAGCGGCACATGGCAGCATCGAAGAATTTCGTGGTGAATCGGCAGAAGAGTTTGCAGGTTGGTTGCGTGGAATTCTGTCGAACATTTTGTCGATGCATGTCCGCCGATATCTGGGGACTCAAAAGCGAGATCCGCGGATGGAACAGAGTCTGAATCAAAGTCTGGCGAGCGCATCGGGCTTCCTGCATTCAAAAATCGCAGGTGACGTGACGTCGCCGAGCCAACATTTCGCACGTAACGAAGCGTTCTTACAACTTGCCGAAGCTCTGGAGTCGCTGCCGGCGGACTACCGACAAGTGATCACGCTTCGTCATGTCGAAGGACTTCCGTTCGCAGAGGTTGCACAAATGATGGAACGCAGTGTCAACAGCGTTGAAAAACTTTGGGTACGTGGCTTGGCAAAATTGAAAACGACCATGGGAGGATCCTAA
- a CDS encoding serine/threonine protein kinase — protein MPNDDLTEDSPVTPQSDGEDDKVVIAVKRYMRMLDHGNAPSLDEYLSKHADIAGELRPSLEGLAMIHAMGPPKPAAMVVPDAEFTAKPIGDFQIVGELGRGGMGVVYEAIQLSLGRRVALKVLPFASGLDEVRLQRFRNEAHAAAALHHTNIVPVYAVGSDRGVHYYAMQLIDGKTLADLIGNVRDSNSPNHNPSEKTSVKTNVADASETVTGRQIESTALNTNADRRRYFHSMVRMAVQAAHALDHAHGYGVIHRDIKPANLLLDSVGKLWVTDFGLAQVQDTTSSLTRTGDPMGTLRYMSPEQASGNRAVLDHRTDIYSLGVTLYEMLTLQPAIRGDGYREMLNEIADQEPLSPRSIEASLPLELDTIVRKAIAKLPAERYATAGDFADDLQSWLDDKPIKAKPPTTLERVAKWRRRNNGVVAVASGLLLISTLSLSATTLIIWREQQATRGALDRETEQRRLAEQSFLQARSAVDTFSSLSESELAYRPDLQDLRRSFLETSLEFYRDFMDVRSDDQALASELEATSDRVSKMVNELTILDNVSLLMHLGDRAVQTELAMDPAKAEVIENAIDEFYSQRQSMVNQYLGGLSTGNDEMTDLLTEFDVSVSGYLSKDQLTRLRQIARQRRLPFTFKTSEVVAALELSRQQRIDINRIINQTRPNRGNGPLGIDDPSRGRDGGRRGPPDHDPSRRFGMGQGGPPLGGFGGGDGPPPDEFGDGDGPPRRFDREERRPPYDMWRSAVTLNTVNHIMDILTPEQKQKWDELIGKPFTG, from the coding sequence ATGCCCAACGATGACTTGACGGAAGACTCACCAGTCACGCCGCAATCCGACGGCGAGGACGATAAAGTTGTCATCGCCGTCAAGCGTTACATGAGGATGCTGGACCACGGCAACGCGCCATCGCTGGACGAGTACCTATCCAAGCACGCGGATATCGCGGGCGAACTTCGGCCATCGCTTGAAGGGTTAGCGATGATCCATGCGATGGGCCCGCCCAAACCAGCCGCGATGGTCGTGCCAGATGCCGAATTCACGGCCAAGCCAATCGGCGATTTTCAAATCGTCGGCGAATTAGGACGCGGCGGCATGGGAGTCGTTTACGAGGCGATTCAGTTGTCGCTGGGGCGACGGGTGGCGCTGAAAGTATTGCCGTTTGCCAGCGGGCTGGACGAAGTTCGGTTGCAGCGGTTTCGCAACGAAGCCCATGCCGCGGCAGCGCTTCACCACACCAACATCGTGCCCGTGTATGCGGTCGGAAGCGACCGTGGTGTGCACTATTATGCGATGCAGTTGATCGACGGCAAGACGCTGGCAGATTTGATTGGGAATGTTCGCGATTCGAACTCGCCAAATCACAACCCGAGTGAAAAAACCAGCGTGAAGACCAACGTCGCGGACGCCAGTGAAACGGTGACGGGACGCCAGATCGAGTCAACGGCATTGAACACGAATGCGGATCGGCGACGTTACTTTCATTCGATGGTGCGAATGGCTGTCCAAGCCGCGCACGCACTGGACCATGCACACGGATATGGTGTCATCCACCGTGACATCAAACCGGCGAACTTGTTGCTGGATTCGGTCGGCAAACTGTGGGTCACCGACTTTGGCCTTGCCCAAGTTCAAGACACAACTTCATCGCTGACTCGTACAGGCGACCCGATGGGAACGCTGCGATACATGAGCCCTGAACAAGCGTCGGGGAACCGCGCGGTACTGGATCATCGCACCGACATTTATTCGTTGGGCGTAACGCTGTACGAAATGCTGACGTTGCAACCGGCGATTCGCGGCGATGGCTATCGCGAAATGTTGAACGAGATTGCCGATCAAGAACCTTTGTCGCCAAGATCGATCGAGGCCTCACTGCCCCTTGAATTGGATACGATCGTTCGCAAAGCGATCGCGAAACTGCCCGCCGAACGCTATGCGACTGCAGGCGACTTTGCGGATGACCTGCAAAGTTGGCTCGATGACAAACCGATCAAAGCCAAACCGCCAACGACTTTAGAACGAGTCGCAAAATGGCGCCGACGCAACAACGGAGTCGTTGCGGTTGCCAGCGGATTGTTACTGATTTCGACATTGTCATTGTCAGCAACAACATTGATCATTTGGCGAGAACAACAAGCTACGCGAGGCGCACTCGATCGTGAGACTGAACAGCGACGACTGGCCGAACAAAGTTTCCTGCAGGCTCGGTCTGCCGTGGACACGTTTAGCAGTTTGAGCGAAAGCGAACTCGCGTATCGGCCAGACTTGCAAGATCTTCGCCGCAGCTTTTTGGAGACGTCGCTTGAATTCTATCGTGACTTCATGGACGTTCGATCCGACGACCAAGCATTGGCAAGTGAATTGGAAGCGACCTCGGACCGAGTGTCTAAAATGGTTAACGAACTGACGATTTTGGACAACGTTTCGCTGTTGATGCACCTGGGTGACCGTGCGGTGCAGACCGAACTGGCGATGGATCCTGCGAAGGCGGAAGTGATTGAAAATGCGATCGACGAATTTTACTCGCAACGTCAATCGATGGTGAATCAGTACCTGGGCGGACTGAGCACTGGCAACGACGAGATGACTGACTTGTTGACCGAGTTCGATGTTTCTGTATCCGGATATCTCAGCAAAGACCAGCTGACACGATTGCGACAGATTGCTCGGCAAAGGCGATTGCCGTTCACGTTCAAAACATCGGAAGTCGTCGCGGCTCTTGAGTTGTCACGCCAGCAGCGAATCGACATCAACCGAATCATCAACCAGACTCGGCCCAACCGCGGCAACGGTCCACTCGGTATCGATGATCCATCACGTGGGCGTGACGGCGGACGACGTGGCCCCCCTGATCATGATCCATCGCGCCGGTTTGGGATGGGCCAAGGCGGCCCACCACTGGGTGGATTCGGCGGGGGCGACGGACCACCGCCGGATGAATTCGGTGATGGCGATGGACCACCGCGCCGGTTTGATCGCGAAGAACGCCGGCCGCCCTATGACATGTGGCGATCGGCGGTGACTTTAAACACGGTGAACCACATCATGGACATTCTGACGCCGGAACAGAAACAGAAATGGGACGAACTGATTGGCAAACCATTCACGGGCTAG
- a CDS encoding alpha/beta hydrolase gives MTVVFFYQRSLIFFPSHLDVATRLTPWTDADRTIGYCREVDDARTIWLMTHGNAGQAADRDYALSRMSDQDSFYVVEYPGYGARDGKPCLESFNQATAEAYRILRSRYPNTPICVLGESIGSGPACSLARQETPPDKIVLVVPFDSLLSVASKRFYFLPVRPLLLDNWDNAAALRNYAGPVDIFGAIGDKIIPIEHAKTLADQIPSARLIRFSGGHNDWSYSRDVEIKQ, from the coding sequence GTGACGGTTGTCTTTTTTTACCAACGGTCGCTGATCTTCTTTCCATCACATCTCGATGTGGCCACGCGTTTAACCCCATGGACAGACGCTGATCGCACGATCGGCTATTGCCGCGAAGTCGACGACGCGCGCACCATTTGGTTGATGACGCATGGAAACGCGGGCCAGGCTGCCGATCGAGACTACGCTCTCAGCCGAATGTCGGACCAAGACTCTTTTTACGTCGTTGAATATCCAGGGTACGGCGCGCGTGATGGGAAACCTTGCCTTGAATCATTCAACCAGGCGACAGCCGAGGCATATCGCATTTTACGGTCGCGATATCCCAACACACCGATCTGTGTCCTCGGCGAATCGATTGGCAGTGGGCCTGCTTGCTCACTTGCAAGACAAGAGACTCCGCCAGACAAAATCGTCTTGGTGGTTCCCTTTGATTCGCTGCTAAGCGTGGCCTCGAAGCGGTTCTACTTTCTTCCCGTACGTCCGCTACTGCTCGACAACTGGGACAATGCGGCGGCACTGAGGAATTACGCTGGACCGGTCGATATTTTCGGCGCCATCGGCGACAAGATCATTCCCATTGAACATGCCAAAACGTTGGCCGATCAAATTCCCAGTGCTCGCTTGATACGATTTTCAGGCGGTCACAACGATTGGTCTTACAGCAGAGACGTCGAGATCAAGCAATAA
- a CDS encoding alpha-2-macroglobulin family protein, protein MRVLVSSIVGLMVALMWLSIGRVSLAQETADVPWKSVDAAIEKGLPKTAVEQLVPILRDAQANKKYDVAIKAVCWKVALEAEIQGGLPEERIKRLRAEIDQVPEPMKPVMEAVLANWYWHYFQQNRWRFLQRTQTSDSAMETVGEDFTTWDLPRILNKIREQFQVALSSDSLLKSTSVADYRGLLDGTESATELRPTLYDVIAHNAIEFYASGEQAGAAKKDSFEISSESPIFGDANAFIAWLPETTDDESLTLNAVKLFQSLLQFHQGDSDRSAFFDADFLRLKFGENFAFGDSKRERFQVSLRRCASECGVSPIAARVLHRLAESLREAGDLVQAHSIAADGLSRFPDSVGGRACYNLIQSIEAPSSSAVTERVWNWSNQTTSDVDDNPVVEVRYRNVTQVHFRLVEFDFRDFANSSRWRVEQIETGKRSELLAKPPVASWSVDLPVTDDYQEHVETLSPPKIDKPGSYYLIVSHDANFGLEQNQLSICEVWVSDLSIVVRNHGGESLLDGFVLDARSGEPIVGAKVEGWAMEQNTQRRGPMTAVRTDANGMFRFTGRNQRQIVLHASHKDQTLSTESSYHLYAPRKQNTTVRQTIFFTDRSIYRPGQTIQFKGICLLSDPTSNRYETMSRENVAVVFSDPNGKAIESLNLRTNDYGSFTASVTAPRDRLMGRMTLAVQGVPSGQTAVTVEEYKRPKFQVELASPKADVKLGGSVVVAGEATAYTGAAIDGASVSWRVVRSVRYPVWWLRSCWWMPPVQGASQEIDHGITTTDGLGRFEVPFVAKPDLSVAEDSQPSFDYMVYADVTDPSGETRSDQRSVRVGYTSLSASMTTDDWLTDESPTEIAIRTESLDGQARAASGTLKVYRLKSPAKVSRPRLFQQYRRPEFAGPSDGEKPDPDWTNPDSWPLDDVVSQQEFATDGSGSVDVSVDLTAGLYRAVLETTDMSGKAVRAELPIRVLDPDAKKLELKVPFLLTAEKNSVEPGQSYSVIWGSGYPSARAFIEIGHRGKIDQSFWTDANSTQVEIRQPVKESMRGGFTVRVTMVRENRAHLEQRTVEVPWSNKNLTVRWEHFVSKLKPGAKETWTAVVEGPDAKLVAAEMVATLYDASLDAFLPHQWLDRFNVFRREYTQVSPSFANTPKYLQAIFNGWRVDHQDESLVYPRLPDQLARPMFGGRFARGQMMRKGAMGLGVMDDAMAAPMASSMMMDGANESAAFAAAPAGAASGEDSPPAADAVAKADFDNVSVRTNLNETAFFFPQLIAGTDGSVRMEFTMPEALTKWKFMSFSHDSDLRSGSLADTVVTAKDLMVVPNPPRFVREGDEIEFTVKVVNQSPTRQAGSLRLTFADARTGNSVDDKLSNVDVDKPFEIPAGQSQTVAWRIKVADGLGVLTFKAIGSTGRLSDGEEGYLPVLSRRVLVTESITLPIRGKQSKSFEFEKLMKSGTSDSIGHQSVTAQMVSNPSWYAVMALPYLMEYPHQCSEQTFNRLYANAVARHIASSDPKIQRVFEQWRATPALDSPLAQNEDLKSILLAETPWVRQSDSESQARRNVGILFDANRLDNEMSRAMMQLSDLQREDGMWSWFPGGGANEYITLYIATGFGRMRHLGIDVDVSIAVKSLDRLDAWMTQRYDKIMASDRSKDHLSSTIALYLYGRSFFIKEHPIAPQHQIAFDYWMSQAQTFWLGLASRQSQAHVAVAMKRLGQTAAAEGVMKSIKERSVSSDEMGMFWRDTENGWWWHAAPIETQAMMIEAFDEVMDDAKAVEDCKVWLLKQKQTQNWTTTKATADAVYSLLLRGSDTLASDSLVTLSMGGKTVKPSAVEAGTGFYEQRFVGPQVSPELGEITVTKVDDGVAWGSVHWQYFEDIAKVTPHAGTPLKLTKQLYVKKNTNDGPTLVAVDGPVGVGDELVVRIVLQSDRDMEYLHLKDYRGSGTEPVNVLSRYKFQDGLGYYESTRDTASHFFIDYLPKGMYVFEYSTRVQLRGEYQTGFANIQCMYAPEFDTHSESLPIVVK, encoded by the coding sequence GTGCGTGTTCTTGTTTCTTCGATCGTTGGATTGATGGTCGCGTTGATGTGGCTATCAATCGGGCGTGTTTCACTTGCTCAGGAGACGGCTGACGTGCCATGGAAATCCGTTGATGCTGCGATCGAAAAAGGCTTGCCCAAGACGGCAGTTGAGCAATTGGTACCAATTCTTCGCGATGCGCAAGCCAACAAGAAGTATGACGTTGCAATCAAAGCGGTGTGCTGGAAAGTGGCACTCGAGGCCGAGATTCAGGGCGGTTTGCCGGAAGAACGAATCAAGCGTCTGAGGGCCGAGATTGATCAAGTGCCCGAACCGATGAAGCCCGTGATGGAAGCGGTGCTAGCGAATTGGTATTGGCATTACTTTCAACAGAACCGTTGGCGTTTTTTGCAGCGAACGCAAACCAGCGATTCTGCGATGGAAACTGTGGGCGAGGATTTTACGACATGGGATTTGCCTCGCATTTTGAACAAAATTCGCGAGCAATTTCAAGTCGCTCTGTCTTCGGATTCGCTATTGAAGTCGACTTCGGTAGCCGACTATCGCGGATTGCTTGATGGGACCGAGTCTGCAACCGAGCTGCGTCCGACGCTCTACGATGTGATTGCTCACAATGCAATCGAATTTTACGCATCGGGGGAACAAGCAGGTGCAGCGAAAAAAGACTCGTTCGAAATCTCGAGCGAGTCGCCGATCTTTGGCGATGCTAATGCATTCATAGCTTGGTTGCCGGAAACCACCGATGACGAGTCGTTGACGCTCAATGCGGTGAAGTTGTTCCAGTCATTGCTGCAGTTTCACCAGGGCGATTCTGATCGGTCGGCATTCTTCGATGCCGACTTTCTGCGGTTGAAGTTTGGCGAGAACTTTGCCTTTGGCGATTCCAAACGCGAGCGATTTCAAGTATCGCTACGGCGCTGCGCTAGTGAGTGTGGGGTTAGCCCGATCGCGGCCCGGGTGCTGCACCGGTTAGCGGAGTCGCTTCGGGAAGCGGGCGATTTGGTCCAGGCTCATTCGATCGCGGCAGATGGCCTAAGTCGTTTTCCTGATTCGGTTGGCGGCCGAGCTTGTTACAACCTGATTCAGTCGATCGAAGCGCCTTCGTCAAGCGCGGTCACCGAGCGAGTTTGGAATTGGTCAAATCAAACGACGAGCGATGTTGACGACAATCCTGTTGTCGAGGTTCGTTATCGAAACGTTACGCAAGTCCATTTTCGTTTGGTTGAGTTCGACTTTCGTGATTTTGCAAACAGTAGTCGATGGCGGGTCGAACAGATCGAGACTGGTAAGCGATCTGAGTTGTTGGCGAAGCCACCCGTCGCGTCATGGTCGGTCGATCTGCCGGTGACCGATGACTATCAAGAGCATGTTGAGACTCTTTCGCCGCCGAAAATTGATAAGCCGGGTTCGTACTATTTGATCGTCAGTCACGATGCGAACTTTGGCCTAGAGCAAAATCAGCTTTCGATTTGCGAAGTTTGGGTCAGCGATCTGTCGATCGTGGTTCGCAACCACGGGGGCGAGAGTTTGCTTGACGGGTTCGTGCTAGATGCTCGATCAGGCGAACCGATCGTCGGTGCCAAGGTCGAGGGGTGGGCGATGGAGCAGAATACGCAGCGCCGCGGCCCGATGACTGCCGTGCGGACCGACGCGAATGGGATGTTCCGTTTCACGGGGCGAAACCAGCGGCAGATTGTTTTGCACGCGTCTCATAAAGATCAGACTTTGTCCACTGAAAGCTCCTATCACTTGTATGCACCGAGGAAACAAAACACGACGGTTCGTCAGACGATTTTCTTCACCGATCGCTCGATCTATCGACCTGGTCAAACGATTCAGTTCAAGGGCATTTGTTTACTGTCGGATCCAACGAGCAATCGCTACGAAACGATGTCGCGAGAGAACGTCGCGGTGGTGTTTTCGGATCCAAACGGTAAAGCGATTGAATCGCTGAATCTGCGGACGAACGACTATGGCAGTTTCACTGCGAGCGTTACCGCACCTCGTGATCGGTTGATGGGGCGGATGACTTTGGCGGTCCAAGGAGTGCCATCGGGGCAGACTGCGGTCACGGTCGAAGAATACAAGCGACCCAAGTTTCAGGTCGAACTTGCCTCACCCAAGGCGGACGTCAAGCTAGGTGGCAGCGTTGTCGTGGCAGGCGAAGCAACTGCTTACACCGGTGCTGCGATCGATGGGGCAAGTGTGTCGTGGCGAGTCGTTCGAAGTGTCCGATATCCGGTGTGGTGGCTGAGGTCATGTTGGTGGATGCCCCCGGTTCAAGGTGCCAGCCAAGAAATTGATCATGGCATTACGACGACAGACGGCTTGGGTCGATTTGAAGTTCCGTTCGTCGCGAAACCGGACCTGTCAGTTGCCGAAGACTCGCAGCCGTCGTTTGACTACATGGTCTATGCCGACGTGACTGATCCTAGCGGCGAAACTCGTTCGGATCAGCGCTCGGTTCGTGTCGGATACACATCGCTTTCGGCGTCGATGACGACCGACGATTGGTTGACGGATGAGTCGCCGACCGAGATCGCGATTCGTACTGAATCACTTGACGGCCAAGCACGCGCTGCCAGTGGGACGTTGAAAGTTTATCGGTTGAAATCGCCAGCCAAGGTGTCGCGGCCGCGTTTGTTTCAGCAGTATCGTCGCCCTGAATTCGCTGGGCCGAGCGATGGTGAAAAGCCGGATCCCGATTGGACGAACCCTGATTCATGGCCGCTGGATGATGTTGTTTCGCAGCAGGAATTTGCCACTGACGGTTCCGGTTCGGTCGACGTTAGCGTTGATCTGACGGCGGGACTCTATCGTGCGGTTTTGGAAACGACCGATATGTCCGGCAAGGCGGTTCGTGCGGAATTGCCCATTCGTGTGCTTGATCCGGATGCCAAAAAGTTGGAACTGAAGGTGCCGTTTTTGTTAACGGCAGAGAAAAATTCAGTTGAGCCTGGTCAAAGTTACTCGGTCATTTGGGGCAGTGGCTATCCATCGGCTCGTGCGTTCATCGAGATCGGACATCGTGGAAAGATCGATCAAAGTTTTTGGACGGACGCGAATTCGACTCAAGTTGAAATTCGGCAGCCGGTTAAGGAATCGATGCGTGGCGGATTCACGGTTCGCGTAACGATGGTTCGCGAAAACAGGGCGCATCTTGAACAACGAACGGTCGAGGTGCCATGGTCGAACAAGAACCTAACGGTGCGGTGGGAACACTTTGTTTCGAAACTGAAACCCGGCGCGAAAGAGACATGGACGGCCGTGGTCGAGGGCCCTGACGCCAAACTGGTTGCTGCCGAGATGGTGGCAACGCTTTATGACGCGTCGCTGGATGCGTTTCTGCCGCATCAATGGCTGGATCGCTTCAATGTGTTCCGTCGGGAATACACGCAAGTGTCGCCGTCGTTCGCCAATACGCCAAAGTACTTGCAAGCGATCTTCAACGGTTGGCGAGTTGATCATCAAGACGAGTCATTGGTCTACCCAAGGTTGCCGGATCAGTTGGCTCGGCCCATGTTCGGCGGCCGATTTGCTCGTGGCCAGATGATGCGAAAGGGAGCGATGGGGCTGGGAGTCATGGACGATGCGATGGCCGCGCCGATGGCATCGTCAATGATGATGGACGGTGCCAACGAATCCGCCGCGTTCGCGGCTGCGCCGGCTGGTGCCGCATCGGGTGAAGATTCGCCGCCCGCGGCGGACGCGGTTGCGAAGGCCGACTTTGACAACGTTTCGGTTCGCACGAACTTGAACGAAACGGCGTTCTTCTTTCCCCAATTGATTGCCGGGACGGATGGTTCGGTGCGGATGGAGTTCACGATGCCAGAGGCTCTGACGAAGTGGAAGTTTATGAGCTTTTCGCATGATTCTGATCTTCGCAGCGGATCGCTTGCTGACACCGTCGTCACGGCTAAGGACTTGATGGTGGTTCCCAACCCGCCCCGTTTTGTTCGCGAGGGCGATGAAATCGAGTTTACGGTCAAGGTGGTCAATCAATCGCCGACCCGCCAAGCCGGATCGCTCCGCTTGACGTTTGCTGATGCTCGCACAGGCAATTCCGTTGACGACAAACTGTCAAACGTGGATGTCGATAAACCGTTCGAAATCCCGGCTGGTCAGTCACAAACCGTTGCCTGGCGGATCAAGGTTGCCGACGGGCTTGGCGTTTTGACTTTCAAAGCCATTGGATCGACGGGGCGACTGTCGGATGGTGAAGAAGGGTACCTGCCGGTGCTGTCGCGGCGAGTCTTGGTGACCGAGTCGATCACGCTGCCAATTCGAGGGAAACAATCGAAGTCATTCGAGTTTGAAAAGCTGATGAAGTCAGGTACGTCGGATTCGATTGGGCATCAATCGGTGACGGCGCAAATGGTGTCGAATCCGTCATGGTACGCCGTGATGGCGCTGCCGTACTTGATGGAATATCCCCACCAGTGCAGCGAGCAGACGTTCAACCGCTTGTACGCCAATGCGGTCGCACGGCATATCGCCAGCAGTGATCCCAAGATCCAACGGGTCTTTGAGCAGTGGCGAGCGACACCGGCACTGGATAGCCCACTGGCGCAAAACGAAGACCTGAAGTCGATCTTGCTTGCGGAAACACCATGGGTACGGCAATCGGATTCCGAAAGTCAGGCTCGCCGTAACGTCGGAATCTTGTTTGATGCCAATCGGCTGGATAACGAGATGTCGCGAGCAATGATGCAGTTGTCGGATCTTCAGCGTGAAGACGGCATGTGGTCGTGGTTCCCCGGTGGCGGGGCAAACGAGTACATCACCTTGTACATCGCGACCGGATTCGGCCGGATGCGTCATCTCGGTATCGATGTTGATGTTTCAATCGCTGTGAAATCGCTTGATCGGCTGGATGCGTGGATGACCCAGCGATACGACAAAATTATGGCATCCGATCGTTCAAAGGATCATTTGTCATCGACGATTGCACTGTATCTGTACGGGCGCAGTTTCTTCATCAAGGAACATCCGATCGCCCCCCAGCACCAGATCGCATTCGATTATTGGATGTCGCAAGCCCAAACGTTCTGGTTAGGTCTTGCTAGTCGGCAATCGCAAGCTCACGTCGCCGTCGCGATGAAGCGACTGGGACAAACCGCAGCGGCCGAAGGGGTTATGAAGTCGATCAAAGAGCGATCGGTTAGTAGCGACGAGATGGGAATGTTCTGGCGAGACACTGAGAATGGTTGGTGGTGGCACGCAGCGCCGATCGAGACGCAAGCGATGATGATCGAAGCGTTTGACGAAGTGATGGACGATGCCAAGGCAGTCGAAGACTGCAAAGTGTGGCTCTTGAAACAGAAACAAACTCAGAATTGGACGACGACCAAGGCAACCGCAGACGCCGTGTATTCGTTGCTGCTTCGTGGCAGCGACACGCTCGCATCCGATTCGCTGGTCACACTTTCGATGGGCGGCAAAACAGTAAAGCCGTCTGCTGTCGAAGCTGGAACTGGATTTTATGAACAACGATTTGTCGGGCCACAGGTATCGCCAGAGTTAGGCGAAATTACCGTGACGAAGGTCGATGATGGTGTCGCGTGGGGCAGTGTTCATTGGCAGTATTTCGAAGACATTGCCAAAGTGACGCCGCACGCGGGCACACCGCTGAAGTTGACCAAACAGCTTTACGTCAAAAAGAACACGAATGACGGGCCGACCTTGGTCGCAGTCGATGGCCCAGTCGGCGTGGGCGACGAGCTGGTTGTGCGAATCGTGCTGCAATCGGATCGTGATATGGAATACCTGCACTTGAAGGACTATCGCGGCAGCGGCACCGAACCGGTCAACGTGTTATCGCGATACAAGTTTCAGGACGGTCTTGGGTACTATGAATCAACTCGAGACACTGCCAGTCACTTCTTTATCGATTACCTGCCCAAGGGAATGTACGTGTTCGAATATTCAACGCGAGTCCAGTTGCGAGGCGAATATCAAACCGGGTTCGCAAACATCCAGTGCATGTACGCGCCGGAGTTCGACACACACAGCGAGAGTTTGCCAATTGTGGTGAAGTGA